CAGGGCGACGCTGCCGGCGTCGAGCGTCGGCAGCACCTCGCGGCAATCGCCATGACGGAGGAGGGCGCTATGCACACGCCCTCGCGAGCGCCTCGTCGGCCATCTGCAGGGCCTCGTCCACCTCGTCGTCGGTCGCTTCGTCGATGTGCCGCAGCTTGAGCGTCGCCCGGACGTGTTCGAGGGTGGATCGCGTCCGATCGGAATCGCCCGCGGGGTTCGCCAGGACTTTCCGGGCGGCGTCCGCCAGCGAATGAAGGCGACGGAGCGTCGTTCCGGGATCGACGTCTTCGGCGGCGGCCCCCGCGGATTCGATGATTGCGATGGCCAGGTCTTTGAGGTCGCGGATGTTCTGCATGATGGACGTCCTTTTACTGTTGCGGCCCGACCGCCGGGCCTTGCGGGGAGCGGCCGAGGCCGCCGGCGCCGCGACGGTCAAGCGAAAGACGGAGGGTCCGCGAAGCGGGAACCGTCTTGGCAGCTTGATCCGGCGTGGCTGCGGCCTCAACCTCCCCAGGCGAGGCATCGCGGCGGGCCGGGGAGAGGGCGAAGTCGGTCGCGAAGGTCATTCGGCGTCATACCGCGAACTCCAGCCGGCCAGCGCCCGGTGCCGCGCCGCGCATTCGTGGTAGTCGTCCACCAGGTCCGTCGCGAACCGCAGCAGGCCGCCCATGTCCGCCCCGTCGGCCAGCGGCTTCAGGGCCGGGCACGGCGCGGTCATGTTAGCGGGCGGGAGGCGCGGCGGCGACTCGATCGTTGAGGAGCCGCAGGCCGTCAGCAGGCACGGGGCAAGCAGAATAAACGGGCTTCGCAATTTCCTTCTCCCTCGCGACGACGGCGGCCCGGCGGGACTCCCGGAGGGCGGCGACGTCGAATTCCAGTTTCGTGGACCGCTCCAGGGCGGCCTGGTCGAGTTCGGCCGAATGGGCGATCCGGGCCCGGAGGGCTTTCGCCTGCGCAGCCTGGACGCTGACCCCCTTGGCGTGCCAGCCGAGCGCCAGCCCGGCGGCGAACAGCCCGGCCGCGGCGGCGGCCTTCCAGCTACCGGGCGTCGGCGTCATGGCCGTACTTCCCCGCGATCCACTTCACGCCGATGTTGTTGGCGCACACGATCGCCCCGTAGGCCATCACCAGGTCGAACGTGAGCGGGTGGAGCCAGGCGTGGCGCAGGAAGGCGACGCTGAGCACGGCGAACCCGATGTTGGTCCACAGCTTCGTCGACGAGGCCGTGCCGTCCTTCGGGTCGCGGATCAGGTCGCCCCACCGCATCACGCGTACACAACGTTCTCGAAGAGGTCCGCTTCGAGCGCCCGGCGGTGCTTCAGGCCGCGCAGCGGCACCTTGCGGCCGTCGGGCGTGGTGATGTTGCACCACTTCTCGAACTCGTCGGCGGCGGCCTCGAAATCGCCCTCGTTCAGCCGCTGCAGCAGGGTCGAGCCGCCCAGGTTCTTCAGGCCGAGGTTGTAGGCGAAGCTCACCAGCGCGTCGAACTGATGCTGCGCCAGCGGGACCTGGACCAGCTCGTCCACGCCCGCCTCGAATTCCTCCGCGTCGATGCGCAGCAGCTCGTCGGCCTCGTCCTAGGTGATCTCGGCGAAGGCCTCGCCGGCGCGGAGCTTGTGCCCGTAGCCGACCGTCTTGTGCCCGGCCGCGTCGCGGTAGACGTGCAGCTCCAGGCCCTCGCGGGCCTTGAGGAATTCCAGGCCCGCGGGGCTCAGCTTCATCTCGGCCTTCGCGTTCGTCTTCTCGGTCTTCTTAACCATGTCAGTGTCCTTTCTCGATGACTTTGTCCAGTTTCTGCAGGATGCGGTCCCCCTGTTTTTCGAGGCCCACGACCTTCTCGTCCAGCCGCACGACCTTCTCGATCAGCGGCTCGTTCTTCAGCGACTTCTCCTCCAGCGTGACCACCCGCCCCTCCAGCTTCGCCGCGTAGACGACGAAGCCGATCGCCTGGGCGATGAGCAGGACCGCGGGGATGATCGGTATCCGCTTGTCGAAGGTCCACTTGTCGCCCCGCCGCTCGTCCCCCGCCATGTCGTCGCTCCAATACATATGGATTCTTTACGCAACGCTATACCGCATCTCGTAAGGTTTCAATCAAAAGTTGCTCAGCCGAACAGCGCCGCGGCGTCGATCGCGGTCGCGGCCTGCCGGTGCAGGGCCGGCTGCGGGTGGAAGGCGTCGATCGTCGGGGCCCCCAGGTCGACGCGCCACTTGCGCTCGTCGGACGCGTCCTCCACCTGGATCGACC
The nucleotide sequence above comes from Paludisphaera rhizosphaerae. Encoded proteins:
- a CDS encoding lysozyme, which produces MLRIDAEEFEAGVDELVQVPLAQHQFDALVSFAYNLGLKNLGGSTLLQRLNEGDFEAAADEFEKWCNITTPDGRKVPLRGLKHRRALEADLFENVVYA
- a CDS encoding lysozyme, giving the protein MVKKTEKTNAKAEMKLSPAGLEFLKAREGLELHVYRDAAGHKTVGYGHKLRAGEAFAEIT